The following coding sequences are from one Dreissena polymorpha isolate Duluth1 chromosome 8, UMN_Dpol_1.0, whole genome shotgun sequence window:
- the LOC127840393 gene encoding uncharacterized protein LOC127840393, protein MTTMVVTEMMVVIVVLVVIVMVMVVLTVIVMKMVVMVVLVVMMVGMVMKVMVMVVLVIVVVEVVVMELVVMVMVVLTVVVVVIVMLMMLMVVIVVVMVAVMVVVMMAMVVVMMVLMVVVMVVMIVVVLIVVVVVVVLVVMMVTVMMVVVVMVVVLVVVMVLVT, encoded by the exons ATGACGACGATGGTGGTGACGGAAATGATGGTTGTTATCGTGGTGTTGGTGGTAATTgtaatggtgatggtggtgttgacgGTGATTGTGATGAaaatggttgtgatggtggtgttggtggtgatgatggtggggATGGTGATGAaagtgatggtgatggtggtgttggtgattGTGGTTGTGGAGGTGGTGGTGATGGAGCTtgttgtgatggtgatggtggtgttgacggtggtggtggtag ttatagtgatgttgatgatgttaatGGTGGTGATCGTGGTAGTGAtggtggcggtgatggtggtggtgatgatggcgATGGTTGTTGTGATGATGgtgctgatggtggtggtgatggtggttatGATTGTGGTGGTTTTGATAGTTGTGGTTGTTGTGGTTGttttggtggtgatgatggtgacgGTTATGATGGTTGTtgtagtaatggtggtggtgttggtggtggtgatggtattGGTGACGTAG